A single Danio aesculapii chromosome 19, fDanAes4.1, whole genome shotgun sequence DNA region contains:
- the si:dkey-211g8.8 gene encoding uncharacterized protein si:dkey-211g8.8, producing MKGKRFLYDARDTLDGRSNKKNVITKIFGLPFEVHTSWQGCAVQKIENIPDQSTDVLDLSKSAAIRTSSFSHYAKIIAFLVRFWQKQEKQDRQDIIFSVGRFSVRLQASDLYCCPIKKDDEDLNLQDKKLSYATLSPSEKLAKKYSDTIWNYMVGNHDKVNSLVQTPQDAIAVCAVLFSEVIRYPNMLFHNILMMLYYKSWDDFYDHHPMVRGGSWKHQNNDVPEKVKRIEKDNLLFFAKEMMLRGMNKSALFQVSV from the coding sequence ATGAAGGGGAAGAGGTTTTTGTATGATGCTCGTGATACACTTGATGGAAGATCCAATAAGAAGAACGTCATCACTAAAATCTTTGGTCTACCATTTGAAGTGCACACGTCTTGGCAAGGGTGTGCTGTTCAGAAAATTGAAAACATTCCTGACCAGAGCACAGATGTCTTGGACTTAAGCAAAAGTGCAGCAATAAGAACTAGCAGTTTTTCCCACTATGCCAAAATAATTGCTTTTCTTGTTAGATTTTGGCAAAAACAGGAAAAGCAGGATAGGCAAGATATCATCTTTTCAGTTGGAAGATTCTCCGTACGGCTGCAAGCAAGTGATCTGTACTGTTGCCCAATCAAAAAAGACGACGAAGATTTAAATCTTCAGGACAAAAAGCTATCTTATGCAACACTCAGTCCATCAGAAAAATTAGCTAAAAAATATTCGGACACTATTTGGAACTACATGGTGGGCAACCATGACAAAGTGAATTCTCTTGTACAAACCCCTCAGGATGCCATTGCAGTATGTGCTGTTCTGTTCTCGGAAGTCATCAGGTATCCTAACATGCTTTTCCACAACATCCTCATGATGCTGTATTACAAGTCATGGGATGATTTTTATGACCATCATCCCATGGTAAGAGGAGGATCATGGAAACATCAGAACAATGACGTCCCAGAAAAGGTTAAAAGAATCGAAAAAGACAACCTTTTATTTTTTGCCAAGGAAATGATGCTCCGTGGAATGAACAAAAGCGCTCTATTCcaagtttctgtttaa